The Thermodesulfobacteriota bacterium genome includes a region encoding these proteins:
- a CDS encoding universal stress protein — MYKNVLLPTDGLGKCRFGVCHGVQLAKGMGAKVTAVCVTGKLSSQDILKLYDVKELASASDAARAKEAMLGADETKKEEAGAALSVAKKMCDSIGVPCELAHLPGENPVDGILKVASEKKCDLIFISTHGNSGLFGSLFGTLATKIIAQSKVPVLVHHCGGPS; from the coding sequence ATGTACAAGAATGTCCTGCTGCCAACGGATGGTTTGGGCAAGTGCCGGTTCGGCGTCTGTCACGGCGTGCAGCTCGCCAAGGGGATGGGCGCGAAGGTGACGGCGGTCTGCGTGACGGGGAAGCTCTCCTCGCAGGATATCCTGAAGCTGTACGACGTGAAGGAGCTGGCCAGCGCCTCCGACGCCGCCCGTGCGAAGGAAGCCATGTTGGGCGCGGACGAGACGAAGAAGGAAGAGGCGGGCGCGGCCCTCTCCGTGGCGAAGAAGATGTGCGACAGCATCGGCGTGCCCTGCGAACTGGCCCACCTCCCCGGAGAGAACCCCGTGGACGGAATCCTGAAGGTCGCCTCCGAGAAGAAGTGCGACCTGATCTTCATCTCGACCCACGGCAACTCCGGCCTGTTCGGCTCGCTGTTCGGGACGCTGGCCACCAAGATCATCGCGCAGTCGAAGGTCCCCGTCCTCGTGCACCATTGCGGCGGACCGAGCTGA